In the genome of Streptomyces fagopyri, the window ACCGACGGCACCACGTCCCGGGCGACGGTCGGCTTCTCCGACTGGACGCTCAACGGAGGCGGCAGCAAGCCGATTCCGGGTGACACGACGGCCGTCTCGACGGCTTACCGGAACACGGCGAGCGGAGGTCGGGACAGCGTGAAGACGTACGTCTTCTCGACGAAGGTCCCCCTCGACGTGTCCAAGCAGGTGGCGTCGATCACCCTTCCGGTGACGGGTTCCACCGGCACTGTCCACCTGTTCGCCTACGGCTTCGGGCAGTGAGGCACGGCGGAAGCTGACGGCTGAGGGCTGGTTCCGGTCACCACCTCCGGAACCAGCCCTTCGGGCGCGGACGGGACGTGTCCGCGCTGCCTGTCCGCGTTGCGCACTGCGCGGGACGGGACCTCAGGCGGCGTGCTGGTACGCCGCGTACGTGAGGTAGCCGTTGTCGCCGCCCTGGAAGTACGTCGACTCATCGGCGGGAGCGATCGGCAGGCCCGTACGCAGGCGTTCCACCAGATCGGGATTGGCGATGAAGGCACGGCCGAAGCTGATGAGGTCGGCGCCGAGGCCGAGCCAGTGGTCCGCTTCGGTGCGGCCGGTCTGCTTGGGGCCCATCGGTAGCACAGGGTTCATCACCAGGGCGTTCGGCCAGGTGCGGCGCATGCCGAGCAGCGTCTCTTCGTCGGTCGTCGCCTCGAGATGGACATAGGCGAGTCCGATGCGGGACAACTCCTGCAGGAGCGCGCCGTAGAGATCGGGGACATCGGATTCCTCGACGCCCCAGAAGGGGCCGTTCGGAGACAGGCGGATTCCGGTCCGGTCGGCGCCGATGGCGTCGGCGGTCGCCGCGGCGGCCTCGACGGCGAACCGGATCCGGTTGGCCGGCGAGCCTCCGTACCGGTCGGTGCGGAGGTTGGCGTTCGACGACAGGAACTGGGAGATCAAGTAGCCGTTGGCGCCGTGCAGTTCGACACCGTCGAACCCCGCGTCGAGGGCGCGGCGTGCGGCCTCGGCGTACGACTGGACGTGCTCGGGCACCTCCGCGGTGTCCAGGGCCCGCGGCGTCGGGGCGGGCTGGGGCCCGATGGGCGTGAACACCTCGCCGACGGCGGGCACGGCCGAGGGCCCGATGGGCCGCATCCCGGTGGTGTCAGGGTGCGACACCCGCCCGCCGTGCATGATCTGGGCGAAAATCCGCCCGCCGTTGGTGTGCACCGCGTCGGTCACGGGACGCCATGAGGCCACCTGTTCGTCGGTGTGCAGTCCTGGGGTGCCCGGGTTCGACTGACCGATCAAGCTCGGCTGCACCCCCTCGGTGACGATCAGACCGGCCGAGGCACGCTGGGCGTAATAGCGTGCCATCGACGGCGTCGCCAGACCCCCTTCGGCAGCCCGTACGCGGGTCATCGGGGCCATCACCACTCGGTTGGGCATCGCCAGATCGCCGAGCCGGTATCCGGTGAAAAGCGTCGTCACGTCGTGTCTCCCTCGCGTCATGCAGGTGTTCCGTCGCTCCCGGTGACCGGGTCGCGCTCTTCGGCTACGCTAAAACCTGACATTGACGTCAGAGGCAAGGGTTGTGCTCCGGATCACAGCCGGGAGGGGTGGCATGCGCATCGGAGAGCTCGCCGCACGGTCCGGAGTCAGCGTCCGGTCCCTGCGCTACTACGAGGAACAGGACCTGCTGTTCAGCACGCGCAGCGCGAGCGGACAGCGGCACTACACGGAGGACGCGGTCGAGCGGGTGACGTTCCTTCAGCGGATGTACGCCGCGGGACTGTCCAGCCGGACCATCGCCGAACTCCTGCCCTGTGTCGACTCCCCCAGCGAGGAAGCCTCCGACGCCGCACTGGAACGCATGGCCGAGGAGCGCGACCGCCTCGACGAGCACATCGCCGAACTCGTCCGCACCCGGGAGTCCCTCGACGTCCTGATGGCCACCAACCGGGCTCATCGCAAGACCCTGAGGTCCGCCACAACGGTCTGAAGCCTTCGGCCGTCTCCGGAGGAACGTCGTACTGACCGCGACGAGCGAGGTGGGAGCCGAGTTGGGGATGGACGTCATGGCTGTCCTGGGCTTCATGTGCCCAGCGGATCCGCCTCGTCGGCCACCGCGCCCGATATCGACCTCAGCGCCACCTTCTCGTAAGTGAGGCTGGGCCCCCGCCCATGACGACACCCACTTCCCCAGCCACCCCGTCCGTCCTGCCGTCGGTGCTCGGGGTGTTCGCGCACCCCGACGACGGGAGCCTGTTGGCCGGCGGCGTGCTCGCACAGCACGCCGCAGCGGGGGCCCGCACCTCTGTCGTCACCACAATCTGGGCCCCTGACAGCCGACGGGCCACCGAACTCGCCACCTCATCTGCCCCTGCCCTCACTGCCCACCGTCTCCAGCCGGCCGTGCACCGCACCTGGCCCGTCGCGAGGGGGGATCGCGGCGGGCCAGATATATCTACGTTCCCACAGTTCTGCCCTGTACGCACCAGCTTCCCACCGTGTCGCCGAACGGCACGTTCACCGGGCGGCCCGACACCGGCAAGCCATCCGGCGTACGGCCGCAGACCGGCGACGAGTGGGGGCGCCTGTTGCCCAGGTGCGCGGGGCAGCGAGCAAGCCCTCTGAGAGTCCGTTCGATGGACACCCGGTCGACACCGGGCCGCTCCGTGAACGCGCACCTGGGCAACAGGCGCCCCCGCACTCGGCCCGGGGCGGCCTCGCCGCCCTCACCGGAGCGCGTGCGCGGCGGGCAGGCGCCGCGGTCAGCCGTTGATCAGGTCGAACTCCTCCCAGGGACCGATCGCGCTGCGGTTGGCGATCAGCGGATCGGCGCCGGCGTTCTCGGCGGTGACGTAGTCGCCGTTGACCACGGACTTGAGGCTGATACTGCCGTCGCCGTTGTGGATGAGCTGGAATTGCTCCCAGCTACCGACGGCGTCCACCTTGGCCAGCAGTGGGTCGGCGCCGGCGTTGTCAGCGGTGACGTACTTGTCGTTGGCGTGAGCGCGGAGCGCGACGGAGCCGTTGCCCTGGTCGATCAGGTCGAACTGGTCCCAGGGACCGATCGCGGTACGGTTGGCGATCAGCGGATCGGCGCCGGCGTTGTCCGCGGTGACGTAGTCGCCGTTGGCGTGCGCTTTGAAGGAGACCACGGAGCCGCCGCCGGGCGTGCCGCCGCTGCCGTCGATGCCGATCTGTACGGTGCCCAGGTGTCTGGCGGTGGTCGCCGGGGACCCGGATACCTGCGCGAAGGGCAGAGCCGTGGTGGGGGCTGCGACCTGCTCGACCAAGTAGGGCTGGCCGGAGACGACCGGCACGTTGAAGGTACCGGCGGTCGTGGAGGAGACCACCACCGCGTTGCTGGAGCCGTTGACGACCTGAACCGCTCTGCCGGGCCAGGGGTTGCGGACCTTCATGGTCCGTGATGAACCGGCCTGGATGGCCACGGTGACCGGGGTGCCGCCCTGCACCTGTACGTTCACCCTGGTGTTGCCCTGCACCGCAACGCTGCCACTGACGTCCCAGCCGGCCGGCCACGCCGGGGCGATCCGGAGGGTGCCGTCGTAGTCCTGCACGAGTGCCTCGTCGAGCGCGGTGGCCACTCCGGAGACCTGCTCGATGTACCCCTCGGTGCCGACGGTGCTGCCAAGGTCGGACAGGCCGTTGATGTACACCTGGTGGGCCTGAGTGATGGCGACCAGCCGGGAGGCGACCTCACTGGCCATACCGAGGCGGGCCGCATCGATCGCGTCCATGTTCCAGTCGTTGCCCGCACCGTAGAACACACGGTGGTTGTACGTGCGTACCCCGAGGTCGTGCGGCGCGCCAGGGTCGTCCGTGATCAGGTTG includes:
- a CDS encoding alkene reductase gives rise to the protein MTTLFTGYRLGDLAMPNRVVMAPMTRVRAAEGGLATPSMARYYAQRASAGLIVTEGVQPSLIGQSNPGTPGLHTDEQVASWRPVTDAVHTNGGRIFAQIMHGGRVSHPDTTGMRPIGPSAVPAVGEVFTPIGPQPAPTPRALDTAEVPEHVQSYAEAARRALDAGFDGVELHGANGYLISQFLSSNANLRTDRYGGSPANRIRFAVEAAAATADAIGADRTGIRLSPNGPFWGVEESDVPDLYGALLQELSRIGLAYVHLEATTDEETLLGMRRTWPNALVMNPVLPMGPKQTGRTEADHWLGLGADLISFGRAFIANPDLVERLRTGLPIAPADESTYFQGGDNGYLTYAAYQHAA
- a CDS encoding MerR family transcriptional regulator produces the protein MRIGELAARSGVSVRSLRYYEEQDLLFSTRSASGQRHYTEDAVERVTFLQRMYAAGLSSRTIAELLPCVDSPSEEASDAALERMAEERDRLDEHIAELVRTRESLDVLMATNRAHRKTLRSATTV